The window TCGAGGACTACCAAACCGCCGCCAGCTTGTTTTGCGATCGCAACGACTGGGAACGCTATCGCGCCACCTTGGAACAACTCAAGATGTTGCAGCAGCCGGTGAACCTGTCTCCGGGGTTGCCCCAAAAATCCCAAAATCCCCTTTGGCAGCGGCTGTTGGGGCGGGTTGGCGGCCAGGAAGCGATCGCACAAACCTTGCTCGATCGGGCCCGAGACCATTACCCCAACATGGATGAGGATTGGTATTTGGAAAAGGTGCTCTATGACCTGGAACGGGATGACCTCCCGGAGGATTAGGGCCCGTCGTCAAATCGCCTGAAACCCTGATGACCTCGTTCTTCAAACAATCAGTCGTAGGGGCGAGGTCTCCTCGCCCATTCCCGTGATCCTTGGGTGTTCCCAGGGGTGGATAAGGTTGTGGCGATCGCCCGGGTGAGGGTTGGGAGACCCAACCCCTACGATGATTGGGGCAATGAAAACAGGCCCCAAAGACCCATGATTTCGATTCGCGAAAAGTCTGGGAACTGGCTTTGGGAACTGGCAACGAAAGGGTTGATCAGCTTTCGCCAGCCACAGGGGTTGCGATCGGGGAGAACATAATCGATTCCAGTTGAATCAGCGCCTTGTCTAGGTCGTCGTTCACCACCTGCTGATCAAATTCATCGGCAGCGGCCACTTCCTCGCGGGCCCGGGCCAAACGCCGCTCGATCGCTGCTTCGGCATCTTGGCCACGCGATCGCAACCGTCGTTCCAACTCATCCAACGACGGCGGCAACACAAACACCCGAAACGCCTCGGGAAACGTGGTTTTGACCTGACGCGCTCCCTCTAACTCAATTTCCAACAACACCTGCTCGCCCCGCGCCAGACGCTCCACAATCGGTTGGCGCGGGGTTCCATAACAATTACCGGCAAACTCAGCCCACTCCAGCAGATCACCCGCTTCGGCCATGGCCATGAACCGATCGCGCGACACAAAGAAATAATCCTGCCCGTCCACTTCGCCATCACGGGGCGATCGAGTGGTGGCAGAAACGGATAAATACAAGTCGGGATGGCGTTCGCGTAACAGCTTCACCAATGTGCCCTTACCCACGCCGCTGGGGCCTGTTAATACCGTTAGCGTTCCGTTCGCCATTTGAGTTGCGCGCCGATCTTCAAATGCATTAATACTGGTCTCAAGCAAGGGAAAACAATGCTGATTTAAATCTGCCCTAAAGCTGATCTAAAGCCGACTGAAGCCAACTTAAGCTGATCTAAAAAATCGAAACCTCGTGAATTAAAAACCTATCAATCAAGAACTCGTCAACCGAAAGCCTGTCAAGTGATGGAGCCAGGTCGCTCCTAGTCCATCAGCCTAGATCCCAATCATCCTGTCAGTTTTAGCGATTTTGAGCGTGGCTTTAGCCCCTTAGGCACTAGGCCCATGGTTGCATTTTCCATAATCGCTCGATCGCATTCTTGGGGCTATCTGGCTTGCCACAAGGTGTAGTCAGCCAAGTAGTTAGCCAATGTCATTAGCCTAATAAATTAGCCGGTGGTTACTGAACCACAATCTTGCCGGCCATGCCAGCGCCACGGTGAGGTGCGCAGTAGTAGCTGTAGGTGCCAGCAGGCAGGTCGCTCGGCAGGGTGAAGCCAGCTTCGCCTTTGCCCAACAGTTGGCCCAGTTTCTTCACTTCAGCCGCGTCAAACTTCGAGGCATCTTCCAACACCACGTTGTGGGGCAAACCAGCGGGGTTCGACCAAACGATCGTGTCGCCAGCCTTGGCGGTCACGGTTTCAGGGGAGAACTTCAGCAGGTTGGTCATTTGCACGCTGTGGGTTTCGGCCAGGGCGCTGGGGGCCACGGCGAACAACACACCGGCAAACAGAACGACGGCAGCCACCAGCAGGCTAGCGCGACGGGCGATCGATTTCATCCAAGCTTTCATTGGTCAAAAACTCATGAAAGGGGTTTTACAGGTTGAATTCTATCGCTCTCCCGTAGCAACGGTGCTGGTTTTGACCAATTTCCTTTGGCCGATTCGAGTTAACCGATTAGGTCAGATCGATTGGGTTTGATCGATTGGATCAGATCGATTGGGTTTGATCAGCTTGATCGAGCCTATCGCTCCAAGGAACCGTGACCACAGCCGATCGCCTGGGTGATGGATGACCAGCCACGCTCCGCCAGCTTGGCCGCCAAGCCCTCAGCAATGCGGCGGGGCAGTCCCGGCCCCTCGTAGACAAAGCCGGTGTAGACCTGCACGAGACTGGCCCCGGCGGCAATTTTGTCCCAGGCATCCTCGGCGCTGAAAATACCACCCACACCAATGATGGGCAGTTGGCCAGCGGTTTGGCGATAGATATGATGAATGACTTCCGTGGCCCGATCGCGCAGGGGTTGGCCACTAATGCCCCCGGCTTCGGCGGTGATTGGGTTACCCGTTTGCTTCAGGGTTTTGGTTTGCAGTTGGTCGCGGCGGATGGTGGTGTTGGTGGCAATCACCCCTGCTAGGCCAAAGCGCTGGGCAAGGCCCACTACGTCATCGATCGCGCTCCATTCCAAATCCGGCGCAATTTTCACCAACAGGGGCTTCTGGCCTTGGTTGTCTTGCTGAAGGCTGTCCAAAATTTCCCCGAGTCGATCGGCATCTTGGAGCGATCGCAGGCCGGGTGTGTTGGGCGAAGACACATTCACCACGAAATAATCGCCCCAATTCTTCAGCAGCCGGAAGCTGCCCAAATAGTCGGCGGCGGCTCCTTCCAATTCAGTGATTTTGGACTTGCCCAGGTTGACCCCGATCGGGATGTTGGGATTTTCCCAGGGGGAAGGGCGAAGGGCGGCCAGCCGTTCAGCCAGCGCCGCAGCCCCTTGGTTGTTGAATCCCATTCGGTTCAGGACGGCGCGATCGGGCAGCAGGCGAAAGAGCCGAGGTTGCGGGTTGCCCGGCTGGGAATGGAGCGTCACCGTGCCCAACTCCGCAAACCCAAACCCCAGTTGCTCCCAAGCCCCGGCGGCTACCCCATCTTTGTCAAAACCAGCCGCCAGGCCCACGGGGTTCTCAAACTTTAAGCCCCAGAGGGTTTGACTCAGTTCCGGTGTTTGGGCAGTGAACCAATGGCGCAGGTTGGCGAGCATTGATCGCCCCGTGGCCGATCGCCGCAACTGAGCCAACCCTTGCAATAACTCCATGGCCTGGTCGTGGGCCCGTTCGGGGCTAGGAGCCAAGGGCGAAAACACCAACGGACGAAGGACGCGATACCAATCCATAAAACGGCAACAGGAAACGGCAACAAGAGGCTGATGCGGGCTTGAGTTCGCCAACAGCAGAGCAGACCCACCCCGATCGCGCAGGTCGCCAATCAAGTCGCCAAGGACGCAATCGGCGGTTTTAGGGGGCTTTGAACCGACGGCGGCTTGAAAACTGCTTAGGACGTAAGCGATCGAGACAATTCCACTTGATTCACAGCGCGGTTTAGGTGGCGCAAAAACTCTTCTTTGCCTTCAAAGCGATCGAGCCGAAAAATTGGTTTTCCATCCTGAAACAA is drawn from Limnothrix sp. FACHB-406 and contains these coding sequences:
- the gmk gene encoding guanylate kinase encodes the protein MANGTLTVLTGPSGVGKGTLVKLLRERHPDLYLSVSATTRSPRDGEVDGQDYFFVSRDRFMAMAEAGDLLEWAEFAGNCYGTPRQPIVERLARGEQVLLEIELEGARQVKTTFPEAFRVFVLPPSLDELERRLRSRGQDAEAAIERRLARAREEVAAADEFDQQVVNDDLDKALIQLESIMFSPIATPVAGES
- a CDS encoding plastocyanin/azurin family copper-binding protein, translating into MKAWMKSIARRASLLVAAVVLFAGVLFAVAPSALAETHSVQMTNLLKFSPETVTAKAGDTIVWSNPAGLPHNVVLEDASKFDAAEVKKLGQLLGKGEAGFTLPSDLPAGTYSYYCAPHRGAGMAGKIVVQ
- a CDS encoding quinone-dependent dihydroorotate dehydrogenase, with protein sequence MDWYRVLRPLVFSPLAPSPERAHDQAMELLQGLAQLRRSATGRSMLANLRHWFTAQTPELSQTLWGLKFENPVGLAAGFDKDGVAAGAWEQLGFGFAELGTVTLHSQPGNPQPRLFRLLPDRAVLNRMGFNNQGAAALAERLAALRPSPWENPNIPIGVNLGKSKITELEGAAADYLGSFRLLKNWGDYFVVNVSSPNTPGLRSLQDADRLGEILDSLQQDNQGQKPLLVKIAPDLEWSAIDDVVGLAQRFGLAGVIATNTTIRRDQLQTKTLKQTGNPITAEAGGISGQPLRDRATEVIHHIYRQTAGQLPIIGVGGIFSAEDAWDKIAAGASLVQVYTGFVYEGPGLPRRIAEGLAAKLAERGWSSITQAIGCGHGSLER